ggagttaggtgttgtagtgttaggcggagatatcaaacgttgatgaacaacaagggagcgaccgttggattcaactaccatctaatctgaaggcttggaatttcagcgctgtggtgcttggcagagacttcagattttgatgctctatgaaggagcgaccgtcggatgcttctgagaactgatctgatggctgagaacggaggcgcttttgtgtgtagaaaatgaggttgtgcgcaccattcttcgcggcttccttgcgtaatttctcccgacttttcactacttttctgctcttttcactccgcgactcatccgaactttatttattacctaaaaatgcaaaattaattaataaaaatatttattcttgaaaataatgaaaatacagaatatgggataaaatgtagaattaatgcacaaaagatgagttaaaatgccaacaaaaagggataaatatatacaatatttggcactcatcatggaACTGCAATTATAGTGAAATGATATGAAACTGGTTAGAAGGAATTTCCTGCTTTAGAAATCCTAGATCTTTTGAAGAAATCTTTAACTCTGCAAAGCATAGAAGCCCTGCAGTGAAATAAATATGGAGAACAACTGCTTTCATAACTCTCAAAGAATTGTGGTTCCAAAGAAACATGTGTGTGTATGATGAAGAAATTTTCAATGAACACAACATAAAAACAAGAATAATGAATTTACTGCAGAGAATGAAGTAAGAATGAAGAATAATATGTGGAATACAGCATATGATCTTCAAATCTTAAAATTTTGGAATGAAATGCAGAAAGACAAAACCTTTTGTTGTTCAAGAAATTTTTTTCAAACTGCCACAGAGTAATCAACTTCTTTTATGTTGTGATGGGGCTTCAAGGGGGAATCCAGAGATTTCAGGCTATGGCTTTATAGCCAGAAATGATGTAGGAGATTGTGTAATAGCCATAGCATATGGACTGGGGATTGTAACAAATTTCTTTGCAGAGATCATGGCAGTCTTATGTGCTGGTGAGTGGGCAATACAAAATGGTTTTAGAAGTCTTTTCTTCGGATCAGATTCAAAAGCAACAATAGCAGCTTTTAAAAGCTCTAAAGTTCCATGGTTTGCAATATCCAAATGGGAGAAAATCTTTCACAGTGTCATGGAATGGGACTTCATACACAGCTACAGGGAAGTAAATTTTCCAGCTGATGACTTGGCTAAAAGGGGTGCAAGTCTGCAGAGTGATGAACAACAAATACATACCAGTAAACCTTCATTCCTTGTGAActtagaaaatgaaaagaaaaaatattatagGTTTGGATAAAATAGATCAGAGAATTTTTGTAACTTTGTTTATTCTCTTGTTGAACTGTTTTGAAACTATTTTGTATTCTTCGGATATTTTTGATTAtcaataaaatttattattaagccaaaaaaaataaaaagaaactatTGTGGGGCTTTAGAAAAGAACTTGACACGGTCGAGGTGTGAACATTAGAAGGTCCTAAATTCCTAACCTAATTATGTATTTGGTAGAACAATAATAATTCAATCACTATTAATATATTCCTTCCGTTTCTAAAAGACAGGAAGGTTTGTGTCTAAATTTATATCTTTTAGAGAAGGAGGTAGTATTCAATAAACAAATAATTACATCTGATGATAATATTCTCTTTTACTAGAATACAAAAACCAATCTgtgctttgtttttttttattcactTTATTTAGAAATTAATATTcaattaacaataaaaaaatttaaatgatACAGGCAAAGCCAGACCAAACCGTCAGACCCAAATCTGCTACCTGATCTTAATGCCGGCCTAATTCGCCAACTCGATTAATATACTACTACGAACACTTAATCCCACAATCCGACAACCGGAGAGGGAACTAGGATTGAACCATCATATAAAAACCGACCAACGGTGCcgtaataaataaatttaaattaatttaatttaatctTATATTCTCTTAAAATTTTGCTCCATCAATTTATCTTAGTGTTCCTCGACGTAATCTTCCTTGTAATTACTTAATTGCAtcacttatttttcttcttctgatcgATAATGAAAAAATGATTATTgcatcatttttcttcttcataatccCGGTTGTTGTAAGGACTGAATGCCTCTAAGAACCAATTCTTCTTCCTCCATGATTTCAATCCCATTTCCTCACATATTTCATCAGTGTGGTTGATGCTAAACGTCGAAATacaaggtttcttcttgtaaaaccGAGTTGATCTCTTTGACACTTCGATCTCTTTCGATATTTGTTCGCGCATGTTTTGGATCGTTGGAAGCTTGAAATGACCATCCATAGCTCGCGATAACCATTTGCAACGGATCTCTGAAGAATGTAGGTTTGATACACTTTCTGTATATCCAACAAAAGCCACCCCGGGGATTAATGGATGGATTGTACCCCTGTAGAGTGGCATGATGCCTGTAGAGTCCTCTAACAAGCTTCTAAAGGGTTCAGGAAATAATGACTTAAGCTTCCCCTTGCCGTCAAAACCGGTTGCAAGAACAACAACATCTGCTTCCAGCTTTGTTTTGTCCTCTAATTCAATCCCACCACTCCAAAAACTCCATTTTGGACTCTTTTTAAACAAGATTCTTCCTTCATCAGCCTGTTCGAAGAAGTTTTCTGGCAAGATAGCCATTTGACAGGACGCGTAGTCTTCCTCGAACGGGTGACTTGGTTTCAACCCGTATTTGGCTAGAGGTAGTTTCCATTCCAAGTAGGATTCGATGAATTTCGATACTCCTTTTCTCTGTTCATTTGTTCAAACAAAAACCATATTAATACACTACACGGGACCGTAACGATTGTAAACAAGACATTTTTAAGGATGATCAGAATTACGTACCATTGGAGATGCAAAGAGGCAAAACAGATCTTTCAATAGGCTTTGATTTGGTCTTTCATGGAGAAACTGTGAGAATCTTGTTGAATAGAACAAGAAAAATGGTAGCCCCCAAATCGAATAAGAAGGGACTGTCCAATGCAGGGTCCTTATCACCATGGTGCATGGTTTTCCATCTGGTCCTGTATATCCAATGCAAATGAAAATTAATGAGACAATATTAACCAATTGATTAACCTCCAACTGGCAGATATTACTGCAGTGCAGTGGTAAAATCCTGATTCTCATACATTAATACATTAGGTGTTCAAATTTCTATAATTCAGGTGCCCATGACCAattcaaatttatttattttccaaatatatatTAGTCAAGTTGAACTTAACAAAATTTATTTCCTCTGTTTGACCCTGGACCAAGACCATTAATCAAGTTAATTCATACGACTTCTGTTGACTAATTAGTATACTTTGTTGGTAACAAGAAAATTAATTAATCAACCTAATTATTAAGTAGAAGATACACTAAGCTGCATATTATATATGAACACTTTGACCTCTACCTACAAAACAAACTATATTCAGttgttaataaaataaaataaaaagaccgCGGCTTAATTAGAGATTCTGTAAACACGGTTGATTAAGACGTCGTCTGATTAACAGAATCGAACGTACCTTGATTAGCCTCAGCACATTCATTGGCTAAGTCTATAGCTGATTTTTTGTAACCAATGACTACAACTTTTTTCCCTTGAAGTAATTCAGTTGTTTCATCCTTGTTAAGTTTGCAATAGTCAAGTGTATGCAAAACTTTTCCATTGAAATCCTCCTGACCTTTGTTTTTCGGGAACTCTGGGATTTTTGGTACGTCGCCGTATTTGCCAATACATACCACCAGAAACTCAAATGAATACCACTGTAAATCATATAGAAGCCAAGAACAAACAGAATTAGTATTTGCATTTGTCAGGGATTAAAATCTCGAAATTAGAGTGTGTTTGGACATAGGGGAAAGAATGACAATTACCTCAATGGTCTCAGAGTATTTGGACTTGACAGCAACTTCCCAGAGTGGTTTACCAGGGCATAGAGTCGACACATCGTCCTCTGCCAACAAATCCGTAGTCATGGTATCTCGGCCGCCAACATATCGTAATTCAACTACCTTTGTGTTGAATTCGACGTACTTCAACACATCGAAATGCTTAGCATAATTGTAGACGTAATCCACAATCTCAGTGCTAGAAGGAAAGTTGTGATTATCTCTTTCAGGCCATGGGTAATCCGAGAACTCGTAATCATACCTCGGTGTTTGAAGTTTTGTTGATCTATACGAGCAGTGTTGCCAAACACCACCGAGAGAATCCGAACCCTCAAAAACAATCGGGTTATAACGCTTAAGTTGTTTTGCTGCTGCAATACCACTTATACCCGCACCAATAATTCCTACTCTCGAAACTCGACGTGTGGTGCTGGTGTTCTTCTGCATGTTTTCGGCCATGATAATTAGGTTTCCAAGAAACTTTGGGTACGTATGTAGGACGAGTTAACGGTTTTTGGTGGACGAAAAGCAGAACAATTTGATGAGAAACAATGagaattttggtttgtttttggaagatggaAATGGGTTTGTAAAGTAGGGAGAAACGGGTGCTGAGGTTAAGAGTTTGAGACGCTAACTAAAATTTTGATAGAGCTAAGAGACTGTTGGTTTGGGATGAGATTGGAGAGATGCGTGATGGGGTATTTATAGTAGAGAGCCTGTGGACTTGATAGTTTTTTTCTAAGTTTTAGTCGAATTAATAATATGAGGAAGGGTTTTTTCAAGGTAGTATCTAGTGTCAATCTCTCCATAGGTATAGAgagagttcatcacaagaataagTAAAAACTTGGACCATTTTAATTAATTGTTGAGTGTATTGTATTTTATTCACAATATTCTCCATTTGGATGTTTGTAAATTTAACTtggttttttttccattttcttttcgAAGAGAGTTTGATTTCTACTATTTCTTTCTTACGAGACGTACTATTAGCATAACCATTGACTACTATTAGTAGAAGAGAATTCCATCGTGAGAAAATGATACAATAAATTctgagattttgtgaaaatatggTTGAAAGGACTTTTTCGGTTCTGTAAGAAAGACTAAAATTTTGTGATCATTTGAATTTGCGAGTTTTGTGAAATTATGCGTCTAATGTAATATATCTGTCTTACTTCTCGCAAGAGATAAATGGATATTGCTTTAACCATTTCGTTTAAAAGGAATAATATTTTTCGTGGAATAAAATTCTTTAATCATGTATAACTACACTAATTAAATCTTTTCATGTGACTAAGAGATGAATCAGCTGTtaatgatttttttattattgtgaCTGGAAATTGTCAGTGAGGTCTCCACACTCCACAGTGACAAACATGGACTCTAGCACATGAAATCTTCTCAGGTTTTTCAATGAATTCATTTGTTTATTGATTTCAAGAAATAATTGGCTCTTTCAGTCCCTCAGTTCATACTTCAATATAGTTAAAAGACAGTTATAATCTATATTTGATTAGTGATACTCGCAATGTCTGATCACTAGTCTAATTATTCAaactaataaatataaaatcatgGTTTACTTAGAAGTGTCTTATCAGGTCAACAGCAACTGATCAGTGGCTTACAAGCGGGCACGCCAAGGATTTTAGCATGCCCGCGTTAATTTTTCTTGTCAAGTTGCAGGAGTTTTATATTAACGAATTTCATGAATAGGGAATATATTTCTATCAAGACGATATCGTACGGCCAAAAATTTTAAACTCAAATAAGACAGAATAATTTTTACGGAAATGGGTCATTTGTACGAAATATTTTA
This genomic window from Papaver somniferum cultivar HN1 unplaced genomic scaffold, ASM357369v1 unplaced-scaffold_15, whole genome shotgun sequence contains:
- the LOC113335604 gene encoding probable flavin-containing monooxygenase 1; the encoded protein is LSRRSSMLISRVGIIGAGISGIAAAKQLKRYNPIVFEGSDSLGGVWQHCSYRSTKLQTPRYDYEFSDYPWPERDNHNFPSSTEIVDYVYNYAKHFDVLKYVEFNTKVVELRYVGGRDTMTTDLLAEDDVSTLCPGKPLWEVAVKSKYSETIEWYSFEFLVVCIGKYGDVPKIPEFPKNKGQEDFNGKVLHTLDYCKLNKDETTELLQGKKVVVIGYKKSAIDLANECAEANQGPDGKPCTMVIRTLHWTVPSYSIWGLPFFLFYSTRFSQFLHERPNQSLLKDLFCLFASPMRKGVSKFIESYLEWKLPLAKYGLKPSHPFEEDYASCQMAILPENFFEQADEGRILFKKSPKWSFWSGGIELEDKTKLEADVVVLATGFDGKGKLKSLFPEPFRSLLEDSTGIMPLYRGTIHPLIPGVAFVGYTESVSNLHSSEIRCKWLSRAMDGHFKLPTIQNMREQISKEIEVSKRSTRFYKKKPCISTFSINHTDEICEEMGLKSWRKKNWFLEAFSPYNNRDYEEEK